The Platichthys flesus chromosome 10, fPlaFle2.1, whole genome shotgun sequence genome includes a window with the following:
- the LOC133962029 gene encoding phospholipase A and acyltransferase 3-like — MAQTFNGKPGDLIEINRGLYQHWAVYIGKNEVVHFTTDGGQSSGSSANLGSSSNGIVKRENFTNVVGHHHYQVNNLLDNSRTARDPSIIVMEACEMVGREPKYDLVSYNSEHFATEMRYGEAVSQQCKGNKGDLIEIFRDGPYQHWAVYIGGQEVVHFGTEGGLSSGSSANLGRCKGYVLQEKFSKVVGSHHFKVNNLLDKNYKPRDPSIIVKEALERVGNMLTYDLVSYNCEHFANEMRYGKPESRQVQELVKAGLVSIFGFSAVGTSALYLAK, encoded by the exons ATGGCGCAAACG tTTAATGGAAAACCAGGAGACCTGATCGAGATCAACCGTGGGCTCTATCAGCACTGGGCCGTCTACATCGGAAAGAATGAAGTGGTTCATTTCACTACAGACG GTGGTCAGTCATCTGGCTCGTCAGCAAAtctgggcagcagcagcaacggAATAGTGAAGCGTGAGAATTTCACCAATGTGGTCGGCCATCACCATTACCAGGTCAACAATCTGCTGGATAACAGCCGCACGGCTCGTGATCCTTCCATCATAGTGATGGAGGCCTGTGAGATGGTGGGTCGTGAGCCAAAGTACGACCTTGTCTCTTACAACAGTGAGCACTTTGCTACCGAGATGCGATACGGCGAGGCAGTGTCTCAGCAG TGTAAAGGAAATAAAGGAGACCTGATCGAGATCTTCCGTGATGGACCCTATCAGCACTGGGCCGTCTACATCGGAGGACAAGAAGTGGTTCATTTCGGTACAGAGG gtgGTCTGTCATCTGGCTCGTCAGCAAATCTGGGCAGGTGCAAAGGATATGTATTGCAAGAAAAGTTTTCCAAAGTGGTCGGCAGTCACCATTTCAAAGTCAACAATCTGCTGGATAAAAATTACAAGCCTCGTGATCCTTCCATCATAGTGAAGGAGGCCCTTGAGAGGGTGGGCAACATGCTAACGTACGACCTTGTCTCTTACAACTGTGAGCACTTTGCCAACGAGATGCGATACGGCAAGCCAGAGTCTCGTCAG GTTCAGGAACTTGTTAAGGCAGGTTTGGTATCAATTTTTGGCTTCTCAGCTGTTGGCACCTCAGCCTTATACTTAGCCAAGTAG